Below is a window of Fervidobacterium pennivorans DSM 9078 DNA.
CGATGAAAAGTTACGAAATGCCTGTAACAAATTACTATATCTATCTAGTCGTAACTGACATCGATATACAAACATTTTTTATCAAATCTATAACTCCTATCGTCGGAAAAGGTTCAACAATTGATAGAGCCATCGAAAACGCAAGGACAACATTTTCAACCGTGGTTAATGAATACAGTCCAGATAAGTTAGACGTCGCTGTTCTCTTTGAGAAAGGTTTTGACCCAGTTTTGCGAACGGCTTTGTTGGCAAAATTGCAAGAAGATACAAGATACAACATCTACGATAGGTTGTACATAGATGAGATTATGGAAATTGTGAGAACTTCGGACTTATTTGGAACCGAGCAGGTCGTTGTAAAGTTTCAACCACCGAGGTATTTGATTACATTTGAAAACTTGGTTAAAGACGATTATCAGTTTATCGAGGATAGGTACTATTTCTTCGAAAATCCTGTTAATGGGGCATATATTAAAAAAAGTGTCGACGGGTTGGACGTGCCTGTAAAAGTCGAGGTTGGGAGTTACTATCGTTATGATTCTAACACAAAAAGATATGTTTTTGACAAAGCGAAAGGTTCGTATGTAAGGTACTACAAAGGTCCTTGGGAGAAGGATAACTATGTCTATGAGACGAGGTTTTACGATTATATCCTCTACAAACTAACCAAGCTTAACACATTCTATTCGTTACTCATGAAAGTGTTTGATACAGAAAAAGGCACACTTGTTGGCAGCAGGTTTTTCAGTAGGCAGATAGAAACTGTGTTAAAAGAACCTGTTGACCGATTCGGAACGGAAGAAGTTGATTTCCATACAGATACGAAGATTGAGAGTTATTACTCGGTGGCAAATGAAGTTCAAGAATTTCTTCAGTTGCTTTTCCCACTCTCTACAGTTGTTTCACAAATAAGCGGTGAGAAAGCATTACTTGAAAGTGGTAAGAACATAGGTACAAAACCGGGGTATGTTTTCCAGAGTGTTGCAAATGGTTATACAACCAGTTTTATGAGACTGGAAAGAGTATTTGAAAAAAACTCAGAAGCAAGAATCTTTTACGTTGTTCCTGGAGAAAATATTGAACCACATTCTCTTGTTATCGAGACAAAGCAATATCCCAGCAACTTGGGAATAAGATTTGGATTTTTCGTAGAAAAAGAAACTTACGGAATGAAAATTGGATATATCAAAAGTGATATTTACGGAAATTACCTGTGGTCATTCACATCTTCGTTTAGCATTCCATACGACACAAGCTCAGTCGATAGGATGATGTTCCCAGTTGCTTTCGAGTTCTCAAAGTTCTTATTTGGAGAGAACATCGAACTTTTGTTGGGTACATCGTTTAACATCGTTTCGGAAAGCTCAGGAGCAAGTTATATCAGTGATTACGGCGTTCTCATTGGTCTGGCACTTTCATCGTATTTAAGAAATTCTGTGTTTTCTTACGGAGGTGCTTGTTTTTACACAGAAGTGACATACACAATCCCACTGAGTAACTTTGAATTATCACCAAACAATATGAATCTTTCCATAGGGGTAGATATGAGATTTTAAATTTCCAAAACCTTTTCCATCTTGATGTGAGGGATTCCGGCTTCGTGGAAGACATGACCAACCGGTTTGTATCCGAGTTTTTCGTAAAATTCTTTGACCTCAAGCTGGGCGTTTAAGGTTATCGGCTTGGGGTTCGTCTTTTTTATATAGCCTTCTATAGCCTCCATTATCTTCTTGCCGTAACCTAGCCCTCTGAATTCTTTAAGCACAGCAACCCTTTCAACCTTCCAATAGTCTCCAATGTCCCTAATTCGCGCAGTTGCAATATATTTGCCAAAGTGTCGAACTAAGAAATGAATGGCTTGTTCATCCCTGCCATCGAGTTCTATTTTTTCATCAATTCCTTGACCTACAATAAAAACCTCGCGTCTGATTTTTTTACATTCCTCAAACCGTTTGTCTGGTAGCGTGAAGTGCTCAATTGTTAAGAGTTTGTCATAAGCGTTCTTCATTCGCGTTAACCCTTCTTGCAAAAGCGCTTTTGGACACGCAAAATTCAGTCTGACAGACTGACTATCGCCAAATTCAGCTCCGTCGTTTAGGTAAACTCTTGCATTCTCTAAAAAGAACTTTTGAGGATTTTCGAGTCCCAACTCTGAGCAATCGAGCCACATTAGATACGTGCCTTCTGGTAAGGTGGGCTTAATAATGGGCATGTATTCTTTGATAAATTGATACGCAAAGTCTCTGTTGCCTTTCAAATAACTTTTTAGGTTGGCAACCCATTCATCACACTTATACGCTGCCTTCAGCGCTTCAATACTGAGCACGTTACCTGTTAAAAGCTCGAGGGATTCTATATAGTTCTTATAAACCTGCCTAAGTGTTTTATCGGGGATTATTCCATACGAATTTGTTAAACCTGCAATGTTAAAGGTCTTCCCTGGAGAATTCAGAACGATGATATTTTCTGTTCCAACTTTCAAAAAACTTGTAAACTCGTTTGGTTCGTAAACGATATCCGCATGTATCTCATCAGACACGATTATCAAGTTGTATTTCTTAGCAATCCTGTAGAGCTTTTCCAATTCTTCGAATGTCCAGACTCTACCAACTGGATTATGTGGATTTGAAATCACTATCATCTTTGTCCTACTGTCAATTGATTTCTCCAAATTTTCGTAGTCCATAACCCATTTACCATCTTTTAGAATCAATCTATTCTCAATGAGTTGTTTTCCGTTGTTCACTACTACCCTAAAGAATGGTGGGTAAACTGGGGGTTGAATTATTACTTTATCACCTGGAAGTGTGAAAATGTTGATTAAGAATGCAATCATCGGTACAACACCAGGACCGTTGACAATCCATTCTCTTTGGATTTCAATTTTATAAGATTTTTTGTACCATTCTAC
It encodes the following:
- a CDS encoding PatB family C-S lyase; amino-acid sequence: MPETAKNNNFDTIIDRKKTDSFKWDMIIKLYGEDVLPMWVADMDFKSPERVINAIIKRAEHGVFGYTFRSDDYYNAIVEWYKKSYKIEIQREWIVNGPGVVPMIAFLINIFTLPGDKVIIQPPVYPPFFRVVVNNGKQLIENRLILKDGKWVMDYENLEKSIDSRTKMIVISNPHNPVGRVWTFEELEKLYRIAKKYNLIIVSDEIHADIVYEPNEFTSFLKVGTENIIVLNSPGKTFNIAGLTNSYGIIPDKTLRQVYKNYIESLELLTGNVLSIEALKAAYKCDEWVANLKSYLKGNRDFAYQFIKEYMPIIKPTLPEGTYLMWLDCSELGLENPQKFFLENARVYLNDGAEFGDSQSVRLNFACPKALLQEGLTRMKNAYDKLLTIEHFTLPDKRFEECKKIRREVFIVGQGIDEKIELDGRDEQAIHFLVRHFGKYIATARIRDIGDYWKVERVAVLKEFRGLGYGKKIMEAIEGYIKKTNPKPITLNAQLEVKEFYEKLGYKPVGHVFHEAGIPHIKMEKVLEI